In a single window of the Pseudomonas oryzihabitans genome:
- a CDS encoding flavin reductase family protein codes for MIDPAIYKQVMGAFPSGVTVVTTLDAEGNLAGLTASAFSALSLDPALVLFCPNYSSDTYPLLRDGKGFAIHLLSAEQQRIAYAFASKGKDKTQGIEWTRSALGNPLLADATAVIECELWREYDGGDHAIIVGAVKNLIVPDQEVIPMLYHRGRMGAAPIYA; via the coding sequence ATGATCGATCCCGCAATCTACAAGCAAGTGATGGGCGCCTTTCCGTCCGGCGTCACCGTGGTCACCACCCTGGATGCCGAAGGCAACCTCGCCGGCCTGACCGCCAGTGCCTTCAGCGCCCTGTCGCTGGATCCGGCGCTGGTGCTCTTCTGTCCCAACTACAGCTCCGACACCTACCCCCTGCTGCGTGACGGCAAGGGTTTCGCCATCCACCTGCTGAGCGCCGAACAGCAGCGTATCGCCTATGCCTTCGCCAGCAAGGGCAAGGACAAGACCCAGGGCATCGAATGGACGCGCAGCGCCCTGGGCAATCCGCTGCTGGCCGATGCCACGGCGGTGATCGAGTGCGAGCTGTGGCGCGAGTACGACGGGGGCGACCACGCCATCATCGTCGGGGCGGTGAAGAATCTGATCGTGCCGGACCAGGAGGTGATCCCGATGCTCTATCACCGGGGCCGCATGGGCGCCGCACCGATCTATGCCTGA